From the genome of Helicoverpa zea isolate HzStark_Cry1AcR chromosome 1, ilHelZeax1.1, whole genome shotgun sequence, one region includes:
- the LOC124645127 gene encoding transcription factor Ken isoform X2, which produces MMGEGLLTLTYGKHHACILNEVGAAWRGARYSDLVLVCDDAVPLAAHRIVMAAASPLIRKILDDTPSVESPVTIHMSGISSTLMRHLLVFLYSGQAYIESGEIDDMQELFELLEIKSDVWKSTKERQQAEERNRSCERLKSKALKTDINSNESSKHDAPSGSSHSESELATPGAGYSKDKGDENMSIKKENMSTSSNDEREEEEQDGENRDKECGRLMARRRSSSNPVNLSVARNSENTGSEHDDSQDVDVETVAAKNIARRRSTSSSQEDQPQETHYRRQLLSDRLGRGIERAKRKSHYLEPPELDLRTVKLEDYAHLKPPDQDLISLVQTSPENYVVTPHRKRRPGFHNSPSQNPPFVSFPPSYLEEIAHLRYTQGPGSAAAVASARLGVMHPLSTSAPPYLPERSATPPTATHEDALKYRPPSAGSWGPWLCQPQMGGDEAPSTEHDQGSSKQAPVREYRCEYCGKQFGMSWNLKTHLRVHTGEKPFACRLCVAMFKQKAHLLKHLCSVHRNVISSSENDGRTNTPGRFNCCFCQLTFEALPELIRHLSGPHNSLLLSKNLHE; this is translated from the exons ATGATGGGCGAGGGCCTGCTGACTCTGACGTACGGCAAGCACCACGCCTGCATCCTTAACGAGGTGGGGGCGGCGTGGCGTGGCGCCCGCTACTCGGACCTGGTACTGGTCTGCGACGACGCTGTGCCGCTGGCGGCGCACAGGATCGTCATGGCTGCCGCTAGCCCTCTCATCAG GAAAATACTGGATGATACGCCGTCTGTGGAGAGTCCGGTCACGATTCACATGTCGGGCATCAGCAGCACTCTCATGAGGCATCTCCTTGTATTCTTGTACAGCGGCCAAGCCTACATTGAG TCTGGTGAAATAGATGATATGCAAGAGTTGTTCGAATTACTAGAAATCAAATCGGACGTATGGAAATCAACAAAGGAACGACAACAGGCAGAAGAACGCAACCGATCGTGCGAGCGACTAAAATCAAAAGCTTTGAAAACAGATATTAATAGCAATGAGAGCAGTAAACACGATGCACCATCAGGGTCCTCACATTCAGAGAGTGAACTCGCCACCCCTGGTGCAGGATACAGCAAAGACAAAGGCGATGAAAACATGAgtataaagaaagaaaatatgtcAACCAGTAGTAATGACGAaagagaagaagaagaacaagatGGAGAAAACAGAGACAAGGAATGTGGACGACTTATGGCACGACGACGAAGCTCTTCAAACCCGGTTAACTTGTCAGTAGCAAGGAATTCAGAAAACACAGGCAGTGAACACGATGACTCACAAGACGTTGATGTGGAAACAGTTGCGGCCAAG AACATTGCAAGGAGAAGATCCACATCATCGAGCCAGGAAGATCAACCACAAGAGACGCACTACAGGAGACAACTACTAAGCGACCGGCTAGGACGAGGAATCGAAAGAGCTAAAAGGAAATCACATTACTTAGAACCACCAGAACTAGATTTACGAACTGTCAAATTAGAGGATTACGCGCATCTTAAGCCTCCTGATCAAGACCTCATATCACTTGTTCAGACGTCTCCCGAAAACTACGTTGTCACACCCCATCGGAAAAGAAGACCTGGCTTCCACAACTCTCCCTCACAGAATCCTCCGTTTGTATCATTCCCCCCAAGTTACTTAGAAGAAATAGCACATCTGCGGTATACACAAGGACCCGGTAGTGCCGCCGCTGTTGCTAGCGCTCGGCTTGGAGTCATGCACCCACTGAGTACTTCAGCACCGCCGTATTTACCCGAGAGGAGTGCTACTCCCCCTACGGCTACGCACGAGGATGCTCTCAAATATCGACCTCCAAGTGCTGGATCGTGGGGTCCGTGGTTGTGCCAGCCACAAATGGGTGGAGACGAAGCACCATCGACGGAACACGATCAAGGTTCAAGTAAACAAGCACCGGTCCGAGAATACCGTTGTGAATATTGTGGCAAGCAGTTCGGAATGTCGTGGAATCTCAAGACTCACTTACGAGTGCACACCGGAGAGAAACCGTTTGCTTGTCGACTCTGCGTTGCTATGTTTAAACAGAAAGCTCACTTACTGAAACATTTGTGTTCTGTACATCGCAACGTGATATCATCCAGCGAGAATGACGGGCGGACGAACACACCCGGTCGGTTTAACTGCTGTTTCTGCCAGCTGACGTTCGAGGCGTTACCAGAACTCATTCGGCACTTGTCAGGGCCACACAACAGTTTGCTTCTCAGCAAGAATCTACACGAATGA
- the LOC124645127 gene encoding transcription factor Ken isoform X1, producing the protein MFDSNILFNFYNEIANRSALQLASAGMMGEGLLTLTYGKHHACILNEVGAAWRGARYSDLVLVCDDAVPLAAHRIVMAAASPLIRKILDDTPSVESPVTIHMSGISSTLMRHLLVFLYSGQAYIESGEIDDMQELFELLEIKSDVWKSTKERQQAEERNRSCERLKSKALKTDINSNESSKHDAPSGSSHSESELATPGAGYSKDKGDENMSIKKENMSTSSNDEREEEEQDGENRDKECGRLMARRRSSSNPVNLSVARNSENTGSEHDDSQDVDVETVAAKNIARRRSTSSSQEDQPQETHYRRQLLSDRLGRGIERAKRKSHYLEPPELDLRTVKLEDYAHLKPPDQDLISLVQTSPENYVVTPHRKRRPGFHNSPSQNPPFVSFPPSYLEEIAHLRYTQGPGSAAAVASARLGVMHPLSTSAPPYLPERSATPPTATHEDALKYRPPSAGSWGPWLCQPQMGGDEAPSTEHDQGSSKQAPVREYRCEYCGKQFGMSWNLKTHLRVHTGEKPFACRLCVAMFKQKAHLLKHLCSVHRNVISSSENDGRTNTPGRFNCCFCQLTFEALPELIRHLSGPHNSLLLSKNLHE; encoded by the exons tgCTGGAATGATGGGCGAGGGCCTGCTGACTCTGACGTACGGCAAGCACCACGCCTGCATCCTTAACGAGGTGGGGGCGGCGTGGCGTGGCGCCCGCTACTCGGACCTGGTACTGGTCTGCGACGACGCTGTGCCGCTGGCGGCGCACAGGATCGTCATGGCTGCCGCTAGCCCTCTCATCAG GAAAATACTGGATGATACGCCGTCTGTGGAGAGTCCGGTCACGATTCACATGTCGGGCATCAGCAGCACTCTCATGAGGCATCTCCTTGTATTCTTGTACAGCGGCCAAGCCTACATTGAG TCTGGTGAAATAGATGATATGCAAGAGTTGTTCGAATTACTAGAAATCAAATCGGACGTATGGAAATCAACAAAGGAACGACAACAGGCAGAAGAACGCAACCGATCGTGCGAGCGACTAAAATCAAAAGCTTTGAAAACAGATATTAATAGCAATGAGAGCAGTAAACACGATGCACCATCAGGGTCCTCACATTCAGAGAGTGAACTCGCCACCCCTGGTGCAGGATACAGCAAAGACAAAGGCGATGAAAACATGAgtataaagaaagaaaatatgtcAACCAGTAGTAATGACGAaagagaagaagaagaacaagatGGAGAAAACAGAGACAAGGAATGTGGACGACTTATGGCACGACGACGAAGCTCTTCAAACCCGGTTAACTTGTCAGTAGCAAGGAATTCAGAAAACACAGGCAGTGAACACGATGACTCACAAGACGTTGATGTGGAAACAGTTGCGGCCAAG AACATTGCAAGGAGAAGATCCACATCATCGAGCCAGGAAGATCAACCACAAGAGACGCACTACAGGAGACAACTACTAAGCGACCGGCTAGGACGAGGAATCGAAAGAGCTAAAAGGAAATCACATTACTTAGAACCACCAGAACTAGATTTACGAACTGTCAAATTAGAGGATTACGCGCATCTTAAGCCTCCTGATCAAGACCTCATATCACTTGTTCAGACGTCTCCCGAAAACTACGTTGTCACACCCCATCGGAAAAGAAGACCTGGCTTCCACAACTCTCCCTCACAGAATCCTCCGTTTGTATCATTCCCCCCAAGTTACTTAGAAGAAATAGCACATCTGCGGTATACACAAGGACCCGGTAGTGCCGCCGCTGTTGCTAGCGCTCGGCTTGGAGTCATGCACCCACTGAGTACTTCAGCACCGCCGTATTTACCCGAGAGGAGTGCTACTCCCCCTACGGCTACGCACGAGGATGCTCTCAAATATCGACCTCCAAGTGCTGGATCGTGGGGTCCGTGGTTGTGCCAGCCACAAATGGGTGGAGACGAAGCACCATCGACGGAACACGATCAAGGTTCAAGTAAACAAGCACCGGTCCGAGAATACCGTTGTGAATATTGTGGCAAGCAGTTCGGAATGTCGTGGAATCTCAAGACTCACTTACGAGTGCACACCGGAGAGAAACCGTTTGCTTGTCGACTCTGCGTTGCTATGTTTAAACAGAAAGCTCACTTACTGAAACATTTGTGTTCTGTACATCGCAACGTGATATCATCCAGCGAGAATGACGGGCGGACGAACACACCCGGTCGGTTTAACTGCTGTTTCTGCCAGCTGACGTTCGAGGCGTTACCAGAACTCATTCGGCACTTGTCAGGGCCACACAACAGTTTGCTTCTCAGCAAGAATCTACACGAATGA